In one window of Synchiropus splendidus isolate RoL2022-P1 chromosome 15, RoL_Sspl_1.0, whole genome shotgun sequence DNA:
- the atg5 gene encoding autophagy protein 5, whose protein sequence is MADDKDVLRDVWFGRIPACFTLNQDEATEREAEPYYLLLPRVSYLTLVTDKVKKHFLKVMKAEDVEEMWFEYEGTPLKWHYPIGVLFDLHASSTILPWNITVHFKNFPDRDLLHCPSNAVIEAHFMSSIKEADALKHKSQVVNDMQKKDHKQLWMGLQNDKFDQFWAMNRKLMEYPAEDGGFRFIPFRIYQTLSDRPFIQKLFRPVSPEGNTRTLGDLLKETYPAAVAKDGEPKRYQVLVHGIEPLLETPLQWLSEHLSHPDNFLHVCVVPTPTD, encoded by the exons ATGGCAGATGACAAGGATGTGCTGCGGGACGTTTGGTTTGGTCGCATTCCGGCGTGTTTCACTCTGAACCAGGATGAGGCCACGGAGAGGGAGGCCGAGCCCTACTAt ctgctgctgccccgCGTCAGCTACCTGACTCTGGTCACCGATAAGGTGAAGAAGCACTTCCTGAAGGTGATGAAGGCTGAAGACGTGGAGGAGATGTGGTTTGAGTACGAGGGGACGCCGCTGAAATG GCATTACCCCATCGGTGTTCTGTTCGACCTGCACGCCTCCAGCACCATCCTGCCGTGGAACATCACAGTGCACTTTAAG AACTTTCCTGACCGCGACCTACTGCACTGTCCGTCCAATGCTGTGATCGAAGCTCACTTTATGTCCAGCATCAAGGAGGCCGACGCACTAAAACACAAGAGCCAGGTGGTCAACGACATGCAGAAGAAAGACCACAAGCAGCTGTGGATGGGGCTGCAGAACG aCAAATTTGACCAGTTCTGGGCCATGAACAGGAAGCTGATGGAATATCCTGCGGAGGACGGGGGCTTCAGGTTCATCCCCTTCAGAATATATCAG ACACTCAGCGACCGACCCTTCATCCAGAAACTGTTTCGTCCTGTTTCCCCTGAAGGCAACACACGCACGCTGGGAGACCTGCTGAAGGAGACCTACCCTGCTGCTGTAGCCAAAGATG GTGAACCGAAGCGCTACCAGGTGCTGGTCCACGGAATCGAGCCACTGTTGGAGACTCCGCTGCAGTGGCTGAGCGAGCATCTCAGTCACCCTGACAACTTCCTGCACGTCTGCGTGGTGCCCACCCCCACCGACTGA
- the dctn3 gene encoding dynactin subunit 3, whose product MEKKTSSDDLEMRLQALETRIYGERRNQSGKPVKCAESLARIQAGLTNTANKRERVKILHKKIEDLIKYLDPQFTDHITVPDAMKLEFILAEEDFLLSQASLLEQVSNLQPLLDSTYVRDVPEHTTKLQRLSQIHIKQQDQSESQSLEVKKLFDEYNKMMFLLSKQFTQWEETLHQLEEARGLKPLEQ is encoded by the exons ATGGAGAAGAAAACGAGCTCGGATGACTTGGAAATGCGTCTTCAGGCGCTGGAGACTCGGATTTACGGCGAAAGAAGGAACCAGAGTGGAAAACCAGTGAAG TGTGCAGAGTCCCTCGCTCGCATCCAGGCTGGTCTGACCAACACGGCCAACAAGAGAGAGCGTGTCAAGATCCTGCACAAGAAAA TTGAGGACCTCATCAAGTACCTGGACCCCCAGTTCACTGACCACATCACAGTCCCTGACGCAATGAAGCTGGAGTTCATCCTGGCTG AGGAGGACTTCCTGCTCTCTCAGGCCTCTCTGCTGGAGCAGGTCAGTAACCTGCAACCTCTCCTGGACAGCACCTACGTCAGAG ACGTCCCTGAACATACCACCAAACTGCAGCGACTCTCACAGATTCACATCAAACAGCAG GATCAGTCGGAGTCTCAGTctctggaggtgaagaagctaTTTGACGAATACAACAAGATG ATGTTCCTGCTCTCCAAGCAGTTCACTCAGTGGGAGGAAACGCTGCACCAGCTGGAGGAGGCCCGAGGTCTGAAGCCCCTGGAGCAATGA
- the nt5c3a gene encoding cytosolic 5'-nucleotidase 3 isoform X1 has protein sequence MDRAAVMKVGAAASAGVCALLGGAVLAQYIVNKKNRAGKKTRIIEMMPQFEKSTVHMRDPERVEQIICGLIKGGASKLQIITDFDMTLSKFSVNGKRCPTCHNIIDNCSLVTEECRQKLLQLKNKYYPIEIDPNLSMEEKFPFIVEWYFKSHTLLVEQRIEKDKLPEVVRESDAALREGYEQFFDRLHQHNVPVFIFSAGLGDVLEELIRQAGVYHANVKVVSNFMDFDENGVLRGFKGELIHVYNKHDGALRNTDYFKQQKENCNIVLMGDSLGDLTMADGVPNVENILKIGFLNDKVDERLDKFLESYDIVLVKDETLEVPNAILQKVL, from the exons ATGGACAGGGCGGCTGTGATGAAGGTCGGGGCGGCGGCCAGTGCCGGCGTCTGCGCGCTGCTGGGCGGCGCGGTTCTGGCCCAGTACATCGTCAACAAGAAGAACCGAGCCGGGAAGAAAACTAGAATAATCGAAATG ATGCCTCAGTTCGAGAAGTCGACGGTCCACATGCGAGACCCCGAGCGGGTGGAGCAGATCATCTGCGGCCTCATCAAAGGAGGAGCCTCCAAGCTTCAG atcATCACGGACTTCGACATGACCTTGAGCAAGTTCTCCGTCAACGGCAAACGTTGTCCGACGTGTCACA ATATCATCGACAACTGCAGCCTGGTGACAGAGGAGTGTCggcagaagctgctgcagctgaagaaCAAGTACTACCCCATTGAGATCGACCCCAACCTCAGCATGGAGGAGAAGTTCCCCTTCATCGTGGAGTG GTACTTCAAGTCTCACACGCTGCTGGTGGAGCAGAGGATCGAGAAGGACAAGCTCCCGGAGGTGGTGCGAGAGTCGGACGCGGCGCTcag GGAGGGCTACGAGCAGTTCTTCGACCGGCTCCACCAGCACAACGTCCCCGTCTTCATCTTCTCGGCCGGTCTGGGCGACGTCCTGGAGGAGCTCATCCGGCAGGCGGGCGTCTACCATGCCAACGTCAAGGTGGTCTCCAACTTCATGGACTTCGACGAGAAC GGCGTGCTGCGGGGTTTCAAAGGCGAGCTGATCCACGTGTACAACAAGCACGACGGCGCCCTGAGGAACACCGACTACTTCAAGCAGCAGAAGGAGAACTGCAACATCGTGCTGATGGGCGACTCGCTGGGCGACCTGACCATGGCCGACGGCGTTCCCAACGTGGAGAACATCCTGAAGATCGGCTTCCTCAACGACAAG GTGGACGAGCGGCTGGACAAGTTCCTCGAGTCGTACGATATCGTGCTGGTGAAGGACGAGACGCTGGAGGTGCCCAACGCCATCCTGCAGAAGGTCCTCTGA
- the nt5c3a gene encoding cytosolic 5'-nucleotidase 3 isoform X2: MPQFEKSTVHMRDPERVEQIICGLIKGGASKLQIITDFDMTLSKFSVNGKRCPTCHNIIDNCSLVTEECRQKLLQLKNKYYPIEIDPNLSMEEKFPFIVEWYFKSHTLLVEQRIEKDKLPEVVRESDAALREGYEQFFDRLHQHNVPVFIFSAGLGDVLEELIRQAGVYHANVKVVSNFMDFDENGVLRGFKGELIHVYNKHDGALRNTDYFKQQKENCNIVLMGDSLGDLTMADGVPNVENILKIGFLNDKVDERLDKFLESYDIVLVKDETLEVPNAILQKVL; the protein is encoded by the exons ATGCCTCAGTTCGAGAAGTCGACGGTCCACATGCGAGACCCCGAGCGGGTGGAGCAGATCATCTGCGGCCTCATCAAAGGAGGAGCCTCCAAGCTTCAG atcATCACGGACTTCGACATGACCTTGAGCAAGTTCTCCGTCAACGGCAAACGTTGTCCGACGTGTCACA ATATCATCGACAACTGCAGCCTGGTGACAGAGGAGTGTCggcagaagctgctgcagctgaagaaCAAGTACTACCCCATTGAGATCGACCCCAACCTCAGCATGGAGGAGAAGTTCCCCTTCATCGTGGAGTG GTACTTCAAGTCTCACACGCTGCTGGTGGAGCAGAGGATCGAGAAGGACAAGCTCCCGGAGGTGGTGCGAGAGTCGGACGCGGCGCTcag GGAGGGCTACGAGCAGTTCTTCGACCGGCTCCACCAGCACAACGTCCCCGTCTTCATCTTCTCGGCCGGTCTGGGCGACGTCCTGGAGGAGCTCATCCGGCAGGCGGGCGTCTACCATGCCAACGTCAAGGTGGTCTCCAACTTCATGGACTTCGACGAGAAC GGCGTGCTGCGGGGTTTCAAAGGCGAGCTGATCCACGTGTACAACAAGCACGACGGCGCCCTGAGGAACACCGACTACTTCAAGCAGCAGAAGGAGAACTGCAACATCGTGCTGATGGGCGACTCGCTGGGCGACCTGACCATGGCCGACGGCGTTCCCAACGTGGAGAACATCCTGAAGATCGGCTTCCTCAACGACAAG GTGGACGAGCGGCTGGACAAGTTCCTCGAGTCGTACGATATCGTGCTGGTGAAGGACGAGACGCTGGAGGTGCCCAACGCCATCCTGCAGAAGGTCCTCTGA
- the atp2c1 gene encoding calcium-transporting ATPase type 2C member 1 isoform X2 translates to MLKTRERLLSEREASSDDETMVPVLTSKKASELPVNEAACVLQADLQRGLSQVEVDRRRVYHGWNEFDISEDEPLWKKYILQFKDPLILLLLASAVISVVMHQFDDAISITVAIIIVVTVAFVQEYRSEKSLEELGKLVPPECHCIRDGVLTHMLARELVPGDTVCLSVGERVPADLRLFEATDLTVDESSLTGETTPCPKSTLHQPPTRNGDIASRCNIAFMGTLVRCGKAKGIVIGTGESSEFGEVFKMMQAEEAPKTPLQKSMDLLGKQLSLYSFGIIGVIMLVGWLQGKKVLDMFTIGVSLAVAAIPEGLPIVVTVTLALGVMRMVKKRAIVKKLPIVETLGCCNVICSDKTGTLTKNEMTVTQLYTSDGLHAEVTGVGYNGTGEVLIDGEVVHGIACPSISKIVEVGCVCNDSIIKNGTLLGRPTEGALIALAMKMGLEGLQHEFVRVEENPFSSEKKWMSVRCVHRTQKDKAGVVFMKGAYEQVIRFCSFYNSQGAALPLNNQQMELYQQQLSYMGTAGLRVLAFASGSDMGNLTFLGLVGIIDPPRSGVKEAVATLIGSGVAIKMITGDSKETAVSIASRLGLYSKGSQCMSGDEVDQLDVQQLSVMVPRISVFYRASPRHKLKIVKSLQNIGAVVAMTGDGVNDAVALKAADIGVAMGRTGTDVCKEAADMILVDDDFQTIMSAIEEGKGIYNNIKNFVRFQLSTSIAALTLISLATLMNFPNPLNAMQILWINIIMDGPPAQSLGVEPVDQDVIRKPPRNLRDSILTRSLLFKVLVSAFIIVCGTLFVFWRELQDNVITPRDTTMTFTCFVFFDMFNALSSRSQTRLVHEMGLCSNRTFCFAVLASIMGQLLVIYFPPLQSIFQTESLSIFDLMFLVGLTSSVCVVSEVMKRVERGRGGERDPPTDCFHEV, encoded by the exons ATGCTGAAAACCCGGGAGCGGCTG CTTTCCGAGAGAGAAGCGTCCAGTGATGACGAGACCATGGTCCCGGTACTAACGTCCAAGAAGGCTAGTGAGCTCCCTGTCAATGAAGCCGCATGCGTCCTGCAG GCGGACCTGCAGCGGGGGCTGAGCCAGGTGGAGGTGGACCGCCGGAGGGTCTACCATGGCTGGAACGAGTTCGACATCAGTGAAGATGAGCCTCTGTGGAAGAAGTACATCCTTCAG TTCAAAGATCCTCTGATCCTGTTGCTGCTGGCCTCCGCTGTCATCAGTGTGGTCATGCACCAGTTTGATGATGCCATCAGCATCACTGTG gccatCATCATCGTGGTGACCGTTGCCTTTGTCCAG GAGTATCGATCTGAGAAATCTCTGGAGGAACTCGGGAAGCTGGTGCCTCCAGAATGTCACTG taTCAGAGACGGGGTCCTGACCCACATGTTGGCCAGAGAGCTGGTTCCTGGAGacactgtgtgtttgtcagtgggAGAGCGCGTTCCTGCAGACCTGCGCCTGTTCGAg GCGACCGACCTCACCGTGGATGAGTCCAGTCTGACTGGAGAAACCACCCCGTGCCCCAAGTCCACGCTACACCAACCCCCCACCAGAAACGGTGACATCGCCTCACGATGCAACATTGCCTTCATGGGCACACTGGTGCGATGTGGCAAAGCAAAG GGCATCGTTATCGGAACCGGTGAGAGCTCGGAGTTTGGGGAGGTCTTCAAGATGATGCAGGCGGAGGAG gctccgaAGACGCCGCTTCAGAAGAGCATGGACCTGCTGGGGAAGCAGCTCTCGCTCTACTCCTTCGGCATCATCG GTGTCATCATGTTGGTGGGCTGGCTGCAAGGCAAGAAGGTCCTGGACATGTTTACCATCGGTGTCAG TTTGGCAGTGGCTGCCATCCCAGAAGGTCTGCCCATTGTGGTGACGGTCACTCTGGCGCTGGGCGTGATGCGCATGGTGAAAAAGAGAGCCATCGTGAAGAAGCTTCCCATCGTGGAGACTCTTG gcTGCTGCAACGTCATCTGCTCGGACAAAACGGGAACACTAACCAAGAATGAGATGACCGTCACGCAGTTGTACACGTCAGACGGACTCCACGCTGAG GTGACTGGCGTCGGCTACAACGGCACTGGAGAGGTTCTGATTGACGGCGAGGTGGTTCACGGCATCGCCTGCCCTTCCATCAGCAAGATAGTGGAG gtgggCTGTGTGTGCAACGACTCCATCATCAAGAACGGAACTCTACTAGGGCGACCCACGGAGGGCGCTCTCATCGCTCTGGCCATGAAG ATGGGCCTGGAGGGTCTGCAGCATGAGTTTGTGCGTGTGGAGGAGAATCCCTTCAGCTCAGAGAAGAAGTGGATGTCTGTGCGCTGTGTGCACCGAACACAGAAG GACAAGGCCGGTGTGGTCTTCATGAAAGGAGCGTACGAGCAGGTGATCCGCTTCTGCAGCTTCTACAACAGCCAAGGAGCTGCGCTCCCCCTCAACAACCAGCAGATGGAGCTGTACCAGCAGCAACTCAGCTACATGGGCACGGCAGGGCTCAGAG TCCTGGCGTTTGCTTCAGGCTCTGACATGGGGAACTTGACCTTCCTGGGTCTGGTGGGCATCATCGACCCGCCAAGGTCAGGGGTCAAGGAAGCGGTAGCTACGCTCATCGGCTCTGGCGTCGCCATCAAGATGATCACGGGAGACTCCAAGGAGACGGCCGTGTCCATTG CCAGTCGCCTGGGGCTCTACTCCAAAGGTTCTCAGTGCATGTCAGGAGACGAAGTGGATCAGCTGGATGTGCAGCAGCTCTCGGTCATGGTGCCccga ATCTCCGTCTTCTACCGTGCCAGCCCTCGACACAAGCTCAAGATCGTCAAG TCGCTGCAGAACATAGGCGCCGTGGTGGCCATGACCGGCGATGGGGTGAACGACGCCGTGGCGCTGAAGGCTGCTGACATCGGCGTGGCGATGGGCCGGACGGGGACCGACGTCTGCAAGGAGGCAGCTGACATGATCCTGGTGGACGACGACTTCCAGACCATCAT GTCGGCCATCGAGGAGGGGAAAGGCATCTACAACAACATCAAGAACTTTGTGCGCTTCCAGCTCAGCAC GAGCATCGCCGCCCTCACGCTCATCTCGCTGGCCACGCTGATGAACTTCCCCAACCCGCTCAACGCCATGCAGATCCTGTGGATCAACATCATCATGGACGGACCTCCTGCCCAGAG TTTGGGGGTGGAGCCTGTTGATCAGGACGTAATCAGGAAGCCGCCACGGAACCTGAGGGACAGCATCCTCACCCGCAGTCTGCTCTTCAAAGTGCTGGTGTCGGCCTTCATCATTGTGTGTGGAACACTGTTCGTCTTCTggagagag TTGCAGGACAACGTCATCACTCCTCGAGACACCACCATGACCTTCACCTGCTTCGTCTTCTTCGACATGTTCAATGCCCTCAGCTCACGCTCGCAG ACCCGGCTGGTCCACGAAATGGGTCTGTGCAGCAACAGAACCTTCTGCTTCGCCGTGCTGGCGTCCATCATGGGGCAACTGCTGGTCATCTACTTCCCTCCACTGCAGAGCATCTTCCAGACCGAGAGCCTCAGCATCTTCG ACCTGATGTTCCTGGTGGGGCTCACGTCCTCGGTGTGCGTGGTGTCCGAGGTCATGAAGCGGGTGGAGCGGGGGCGGGGAGGCGAGCGCGACCCCCCCACAGACTGCTTCCACGAGGTATGA
- the atp2c1 gene encoding calcium-transporting ATPase type 2C member 1 isoform X1: MLKTRERLLSEREASSDDETMVPVLTSKKASELPVNEAACVLQADLQRGLSQVEVDRRRVYHGWNEFDISEDEPLWKKYILQFKDPLILLLLASAVISVVMHQFDDAISITVAIIIVVTVAFVQEYRSEKSLEELGKLVPPECHCIRDGVLTHMLARELVPGDTVCLSVGERVPADLRLFEATDLTVDESSLTGETTPCPKSTLHQPPTRNGDIASRCNIAFMGTLVRCGKAKVPTPSSHAFGGETNCLRFFLQGIVIGTGESSEFGEVFKMMQAEEAPKTPLQKSMDLLGKQLSLYSFGIIGVIMLVGWLQGKKVLDMFTIGVSLAVAAIPEGLPIVVTVTLALGVMRMVKKRAIVKKLPIVETLGCCNVICSDKTGTLTKNEMTVTQLYTSDGLHAEVTGVGYNGTGEVLIDGEVVHGIACPSISKIVEVGCVCNDSIIKNGTLLGRPTEGALIALAMKMGLEGLQHEFVRVEENPFSSEKKWMSVRCVHRTQKDKAGVVFMKGAYEQVIRFCSFYNSQGAALPLNNQQMELYQQQLSYMGTAGLRVLAFASGSDMGNLTFLGLVGIIDPPRSGVKEAVATLIGSGVAIKMITGDSKETAVSIASRLGLYSKGSQCMSGDEVDQLDVQQLSVMVPRISVFYRASPRHKLKIVKSLQNIGAVVAMTGDGVNDAVALKAADIGVAMGRTGTDVCKEAADMILVDDDFQTIMSAIEEGKGIYNNIKNFVRFQLSTSIAALTLISLATLMNFPNPLNAMQILWINIIMDGPPAQSLGVEPVDQDVIRKPPRNLRDSILTRSLLFKVLVSAFIIVCGTLFVFWRELQDNVITPRDTTMTFTCFVFFDMFNALSSRSQTRLVHEMGLCSNRTFCFAVLASIMGQLLVIYFPPLQSIFQTESLSIFDLMFLVGLTSSVCVVSEVMKRVERGRGGERDPPTDCFHEV; encoded by the exons ATGCTGAAAACCCGGGAGCGGCTG CTTTCCGAGAGAGAAGCGTCCAGTGATGACGAGACCATGGTCCCGGTACTAACGTCCAAGAAGGCTAGTGAGCTCCCTGTCAATGAAGCCGCATGCGTCCTGCAG GCGGACCTGCAGCGGGGGCTGAGCCAGGTGGAGGTGGACCGCCGGAGGGTCTACCATGGCTGGAACGAGTTCGACATCAGTGAAGATGAGCCTCTGTGGAAGAAGTACATCCTTCAG TTCAAAGATCCTCTGATCCTGTTGCTGCTGGCCTCCGCTGTCATCAGTGTGGTCATGCACCAGTTTGATGATGCCATCAGCATCACTGTG gccatCATCATCGTGGTGACCGTTGCCTTTGTCCAG GAGTATCGATCTGAGAAATCTCTGGAGGAACTCGGGAAGCTGGTGCCTCCAGAATGTCACTG taTCAGAGACGGGGTCCTGACCCACATGTTGGCCAGAGAGCTGGTTCCTGGAGacactgtgtgtttgtcagtgggAGAGCGCGTTCCTGCAGACCTGCGCCTGTTCGAg GCGACCGACCTCACCGTGGATGAGTCCAGTCTGACTGGAGAAACCACCCCGTGCCCCAAGTCCACGCTACACCAACCCCCCACCAGAAACGGTGACATCGCCTCACGATGCAACATTGCCTTCATGGGCACACTGGTGCGATGTGGCAAAGCAAAGGTACCGACACCATCTTCACATGCCTTCGGAGGAGAAACCAACTGTCTTCGGTTCTTCTTGCAGGGCATCGTTATCGGAACCGGTGAGAGCTCGGAGTTTGGGGAGGTCTTCAAGATGATGCAGGCGGAGGAG gctccgaAGACGCCGCTTCAGAAGAGCATGGACCTGCTGGGGAAGCAGCTCTCGCTCTACTCCTTCGGCATCATCG GTGTCATCATGTTGGTGGGCTGGCTGCAAGGCAAGAAGGTCCTGGACATGTTTACCATCGGTGTCAG TTTGGCAGTGGCTGCCATCCCAGAAGGTCTGCCCATTGTGGTGACGGTCACTCTGGCGCTGGGCGTGATGCGCATGGTGAAAAAGAGAGCCATCGTGAAGAAGCTTCCCATCGTGGAGACTCTTG gcTGCTGCAACGTCATCTGCTCGGACAAAACGGGAACACTAACCAAGAATGAGATGACCGTCACGCAGTTGTACACGTCAGACGGACTCCACGCTGAG GTGACTGGCGTCGGCTACAACGGCACTGGAGAGGTTCTGATTGACGGCGAGGTGGTTCACGGCATCGCCTGCCCTTCCATCAGCAAGATAGTGGAG gtgggCTGTGTGTGCAACGACTCCATCATCAAGAACGGAACTCTACTAGGGCGACCCACGGAGGGCGCTCTCATCGCTCTGGCCATGAAG ATGGGCCTGGAGGGTCTGCAGCATGAGTTTGTGCGTGTGGAGGAGAATCCCTTCAGCTCAGAGAAGAAGTGGATGTCTGTGCGCTGTGTGCACCGAACACAGAAG GACAAGGCCGGTGTGGTCTTCATGAAAGGAGCGTACGAGCAGGTGATCCGCTTCTGCAGCTTCTACAACAGCCAAGGAGCTGCGCTCCCCCTCAACAACCAGCAGATGGAGCTGTACCAGCAGCAACTCAGCTACATGGGCACGGCAGGGCTCAGAG TCCTGGCGTTTGCTTCAGGCTCTGACATGGGGAACTTGACCTTCCTGGGTCTGGTGGGCATCATCGACCCGCCAAGGTCAGGGGTCAAGGAAGCGGTAGCTACGCTCATCGGCTCTGGCGTCGCCATCAAGATGATCACGGGAGACTCCAAGGAGACGGCCGTGTCCATTG CCAGTCGCCTGGGGCTCTACTCCAAAGGTTCTCAGTGCATGTCAGGAGACGAAGTGGATCAGCTGGATGTGCAGCAGCTCTCGGTCATGGTGCCccga ATCTCCGTCTTCTACCGTGCCAGCCCTCGACACAAGCTCAAGATCGTCAAG TCGCTGCAGAACATAGGCGCCGTGGTGGCCATGACCGGCGATGGGGTGAACGACGCCGTGGCGCTGAAGGCTGCTGACATCGGCGTGGCGATGGGCCGGACGGGGACCGACGTCTGCAAGGAGGCAGCTGACATGATCCTGGTGGACGACGACTTCCAGACCATCAT GTCGGCCATCGAGGAGGGGAAAGGCATCTACAACAACATCAAGAACTTTGTGCGCTTCCAGCTCAGCAC GAGCATCGCCGCCCTCACGCTCATCTCGCTGGCCACGCTGATGAACTTCCCCAACCCGCTCAACGCCATGCAGATCCTGTGGATCAACATCATCATGGACGGACCTCCTGCCCAGAG TTTGGGGGTGGAGCCTGTTGATCAGGACGTAATCAGGAAGCCGCCACGGAACCTGAGGGACAGCATCCTCACCCGCAGTCTGCTCTTCAAAGTGCTGGTGTCGGCCTTCATCATTGTGTGTGGAACACTGTTCGTCTTCTggagagag TTGCAGGACAACGTCATCACTCCTCGAGACACCACCATGACCTTCACCTGCTTCGTCTTCTTCGACATGTTCAATGCCCTCAGCTCACGCTCGCAG ACCCGGCTGGTCCACGAAATGGGTCTGTGCAGCAACAGAACCTTCTGCTTCGCCGTGCTGGCGTCCATCATGGGGCAACTGCTGGTCATCTACTTCCCTCCACTGCAGAGCATCTTCCAGACCGAGAGCCTCAGCATCTTCG ACCTGATGTTCCTGGTGGGGCTCACGTCCTCGGTGTGCGTGGTGTCCGAGGTCATGAAGCGGGTGGAGCGGGGGCGGGGAGGCGAGCGCGACCCCCCCACAGACTGCTTCCACGAGGTATGA